In Nostoc sp. UHCC 0926, a single genomic region encodes these proteins:
- a CDS encoding PD-(D/E)XK nuclease family protein: protein MSTPDRPFASYHLWSLVAPATGQERWHCQMRRGFIKARQHEPQVKALLAQATAPQRIGILAQKGVYEFHHHRHLLKQADGVERVAQLLKLDNSSNQVQQRVLQILKKYHDAPLLLDKDIIQLTPGDEGFPKPIVIEQEDYCFRLYAAMDCVFIESDSTLHILDFKTGKSAFDRRQALVYLLAARYLYPGREAVASFYNLEICKKSELISINNSELESLKLELANIAHKHQHDLQKYQEETTNFSKIFPPNPGSHCRFCPFNSICDFADFKQTQSYPLPSLRANINLNHL from the coding sequence ATGTCAACCCCCGATCGACCTTTTGCCAGTTATCACCTTTGGTCTCTAGTTGCCCCAGCAACCGGGCAAGAACGCTGGCATTGCCAGATGAGACGTGGGTTTATCAAAGCACGGCAACACGAACCACAGGTCAAAGCGCTCTTAGCGCAAGCCACCGCACCCCAGCGGATTGGGATACTCGCCCAAAAAGGTGTTTATGAGTTTCATCATCACAGACATCTGTTGAAGCAAGCAGATGGTGTAGAAAGAGTTGCACAGTTACTGAAATTAGACAACTCAAGCAATCAAGTCCAGCAACGCGTCTTGCAAATTTTAAAAAAATATCACGATGCTCCGTTGCTTTTGGATAAAGATATTATCCAATTAACTCCGGGCGATGAAGGCTTTCCTAAACCGATAGTAATTGAACAAGAAGATTATTGCTTTCGTTTATATGCGGCTATGGACTGCGTTTTCATTGAATCTGATAGCACTTTACATATTTTAGATTTCAAAACTGGTAAGTCGGCTTTTGACCGACGACAGGCATTAGTTTATTTATTAGCTGCTCGTTATCTTTACCCAGGACGGGAAGCGGTTGCATCATTTTATAATTTAGAAATATGTAAAAAGTCAGAGTTAATTAGCATCAATAATAGTGAATTAGAATCCTTAAAATTAGAGTTAGCTAATATTGCCCACAAACACCAGCACGATTTGCAAAAGTATCAGGAAGAGACTACTAATTTCAGTAAAATTTTTCCTCCCAATCCTGGCTCTCACTGCCGCTTTTGCCCATTTAACTCAATCTGTGACTTTGCCGATTTTAAGCAAACTCAATCATATCCACTGCCAAGTTTAAGAGCTAATATTAATTTAAATCATCTCTAA